The Chloroflexota bacterium genome window below encodes:
- a CDS encoding mannosyltransferase family protein, translated as MAWLTDTDRRLIGLTWLVKLGVLLVGAIAYVSFRNGVIDQPGDLLRMWSHWDAPHYLDLVVFGYRDGDSSGLVGPHGYRSIYPEDLALYIVFYPLFPWLATVVNVVVDDPLVSAFVVTTVASMFVAPLLYRLVRHDEEPAVAMRAAWFLLIFPTAYFLHIGYTEALFMALVLGSFLAARTERWWLAGLLGGLAALARVNGLVLIPALAAEAFTQWLQRPPAERRLRVEWLAIGLVGVGFGIYLGLNYVIYGSPLEFLRVQHDHWFKSLSWPWEGIDAVFGWLGAAKPDNVLMQGWMELLFIAIGLAGTIFAAFRFRPSWFIWMAGNMLLFVSTSFVMSVPRYALTLFPLYVALAVASRRTAVLVLISTVSLAGLIYFAGRFATGAWAF; from the coding sequence ATGGCGTGGCTCACCGACACGGATCGCCGGCTGATCGGCCTCACCTGGCTGGTCAAGCTTGGCGTGCTGCTGGTCGGGGCGATCGCCTACGTCTCGTTCCGCAACGGTGTGATCGACCAGCCGGGAGACCTCCTGCGCATGTGGAGCCACTGGGACGCTCCGCACTACCTCGATCTGGTCGTCTTCGGCTACCGCGACGGCGATTCCAGCGGTCTGGTGGGACCGCACGGCTACCGGTCCATCTACCCCGAGGACCTGGCCCTGTACATCGTCTTCTACCCGCTCTTCCCCTGGCTGGCGACCGTCGTGAACGTCGTGGTCGACGACCCGCTGGTGAGCGCCTTCGTGGTGACCACGGTGGCCTCGATGTTCGTGGCTCCGCTCCTGTATCGACTGGTCCGTCACGACGAGGAGCCGGCGGTGGCGATGCGCGCCGCGTGGTTCCTGCTGATCTTCCCGACCGCCTATTTCCTGCATATCGGCTACACCGAGGCGCTCTTCATGGCGCTGGTGCTCGGCTCGTTCCTGGCCGCGCGGACCGAACGCTGGTGGCTTGCGGGCTTGCTTGGTGGGCTGGCCGCGCTCGCGAGGGTCAACGGGCTGGTCCTGATCCCCGCACTGGCGGCGGAGGCCTTCACCCAGTGGCTGCAGCGACCCCCGGCGGAACGGAGGCTGAGGGTGGAGTGGCTGGCGATCGGGCTCGTCGGGGTCGGCTTCGGGATCTACCTTGGCCTGAACTACGTGATCTACGGCTCGCCGTTGGAGTTCCTGCGCGTCCAGCACGACCACTGGTTCAAGTCGTTGTCATGGCCATGGGAGGGGATCGACGCCGTATTCGGCTGGCTCGGCGCTGCGAAGCCCGACAACGTCCTCATGCAGGGCTGGATGGAGCTGCTATTCATCGCCATCGGCCTGGCGGGGACGATCTTCGCGGCCTTCCGATTTCGCCCGTCATGGTTCATCTGGATGGCCGGCAACATGCTCCTCTTCGTTTCGACCTCGTTCGTGATGTCCGTGCCGCGCTACGCACTGACCCTCTTCCCGCTCTACGTCGCGCTGGCGGTCGCCTCGCGGCGGACCGCGGTGCTGGTGTTGATCTCCACGGTCAGCCTCGCCGGACTCATCTACTTCGCGGGGCGGTTCGCCACGGGCGCCTGGGCCTTCTGA